GTGGAAATTGAGAAGTATTTCAAGCAACTCAGTGCCGTTAAATCAGTACAACTGACTCAATTACAAGGTACTTCGGCTAAGTATAAGTTGGATCTGTTCGGCACAGAAAATGATCTGCGCAGACTGATGAAACTTGAACCTAGAGTCAGAGTCATAGATTCGGCTATACACGAAGCACAGACCGATGATGGATTCGATGTTCTGCCTGATACTCAAGTTCAGGGCCCCGAGTATCGCTGGCGCGGCTAGTTTTGAATATGAAACTTTAGGTACTCGTGTTAAAGTGAGTACCTAAGTAATACCTGCACAACCGAGAATTATCTGAGTGAAATCTAACTCACCTTTACAACTATCTTTGCCCGTACATCTACCCGATGATGAGACGTTTAATAGTTATTATCCTGCGGCGGGTAACGATGAGCTTATTCAAAGCTTACAAGCCTGCGCCGAAGGACAAGTCCACCAGGCTGTTTTTCTCTGGGGGCCAGTCAAATCGGGTCGAACTCATCTGATGCATGCAGCCTGTGCCCATGCAAACGATTATCAAAGAAGTAGTTTCTATCTACCATTAGGCATACATGCCAGTATTTCTCCCGCCTTATTAGAAGGTTTAGAGCAGTTAGATCTTATCTGTATCGATGATGTCGATGCCATTGCCGGTCATCCACTGTGGGAAGAAGCTATTTTCGACCTCTATAACCGAGTCTCTGAAAATAATGACTGCTCCTTAATCGTCAGTGGTAGCGTTTCACCCACAGATTCAGGTTTTGGTCTTGCAGATCTTGTCTCTCGCATGCAATGGGGCCTCAATTATCAATTGCAGCCTATGGCCGATGAAGAGAAACTGGCGGCGCTGCAGCGACGTGCAGCCATGCGTGGCCTGCAACTCGAGGATGATGTGGGACGTTTCTTGCTAAGTCGTTTAGCCAGAGACTTAAGGACCCTGTTTGATGTACTTGATAAATTAGATAAAGATTCACTCGTGCACCAGCGAAAGTTGACTATTCCTTTCGTTAAGAAGATGCTCAAGCTTTAATTCGAAGCGATTAAATTAAGCTATTTAAAAAACCGGTAATAATTCATATTATTAGCGGTTTTTTAATGTCTATTATTGGCCGTACTCATTGTATATTTTTCACCGTTATTCTAAGTTCGGCAACTAATACCAATTGGTATTAATCCAGTAAAGAGAGATCCGACTCATCTTGGGCTTATCACCATTCTTTCTCGTGCAGTGTCACTGGTGACAGGTTTATGTTAGCTGAGCGCTACTTCCACAAATACAAATACAAATACAAATACAAATACAACCACAAGCACAGGCCGTAAGGGCTAGAGCATAGATTAAAGCTCATGTGTCAAGCCTCCTTATTGAAGGGGACTTGGTTATTAATGAACATAAAAAAAGCGCCCTGAGGCGCTTTTACTGTATTGGGTCATTAAAAATGAGTTACTTCTTTTTCTTCTTTAGCCCTAGACCTAATTCTTTGCCACGAATACGAGCATAAAATGGAAAGCCTATCAGCAGGGCACCTAGTAGGAGCACTTCTATCAGAGCAAACAGGAAATGCTCTTCGGTGACGTAGATTAAGGTGAGACCATGAAGCATATACAAACAGATGATGTAGCTGGCCCAGGCATAGGTGTAGGGCTTACCTTCTATGATGCCTTTCAAGGGAAGTAGCATTGGGATTAACCACATTGCAGCAAATACCAGAGAATATTCTCCCGTTATTCCCTTGTTGATGAACCAAACACCGAGCATTAATACTAATGCAAGATAACCTGCCCGGCATAGATGAAACAAACGAGTCGAATTCATTGGGCTGCCTTAAAGAATCGCAAGTACATTTTCAGGAGGACGGCCGATGGCAGCTTTATTGTTAGCCAGCACTATGGGGCGTTCAAGTAGTTTAGGGGTATCGACGATTGCCTGAATGAGTTGCTGTTCAGACAAGTTTGGATTGGCTAAATCTTGTTCTTTATATTCAGTCTCTTTGGTGCGCATGAGCTCTCTCGCAGTTAAACCAAGCTTAGCCAGTAAAGCTTCAATTTCATTGGTTTTGAGAGGGGATTTCAGATACTCAACTATTTGGATTTCACAATCTCTTTCCTCTAATAAAGCTAAGGTTTGACGGCTTTTAGAGCAGCGTGGGTTATGAATAATACTGACCATAGTCATAGGCTTATGTCCGAATGCAAATATTGCCGACATCATACTCGAAAAGGTGATGAAAGTCACAATTAGAAAGCATAGATAAGGAGGGAGATTCGGGCTTGTTGCGGGAGGAACTCGAGCCGATAGGTGTGTGCAGAGGGAGATGAATATAGGTGACCTAAATGCAAGGCCACCTAGTTGTCATTCACTGTTACTTAAGCGCTTCTAATGCGGTATTAGCTTGCCTGAATTGTCGAATTCTAGCCTCGATACGGGCAAGCTGTAACGGGTTTTCCTCTGACAGTCGATAAGCAAAGTTGAGCTGATCTATCGCGCCTTTATAGTCTGCAGCGAGTGCCATAGATTCGGCTTTAACAAAGTGTTCCATGGCTTTATTGCCGGTCTTTTTGTATGCATCGCTGAGCAAGAAGAAGGGCAATTGATTTTGTTTATCTAGGAAGATGAGCTCCTCTAGTAAGGGAATTGCTTTAGCTGCCTTGCCTGCTTCTATGTACACATGGGCCAAGTTAGTGTTAATTACTTGAGAATATGGTTTAAGTTCACCTTGGGCCTCGAGTAGCTTAATGGCCTCATCAGTCGCTTCTCGTTCCACTAAAAGATCTGTCTTGGTATCGATATAAAAGAGATTATTTCTATTTTCTTTTAATAAGTTATCTATTATCGCCTCGGCTTCATCGAAACGCTTATTTCTAAATAAAGCTAATGCTTTTCCGTAGAGTGCCGCGCTCTTGAAAGTATAAGTTCTTTTTCTGAGCTGTTTGTCGAACATAGCTAGGGCCGCTTCTTCGCTGAAGCTGGAGAATCTTACCTGGATTCGCGCCTTGGCTAACTGAAAGTCTATATTGTCCGGAATATACCTGTGGGGATACTGAGCCGCCCGGTTACGGGCCTCTGTAATTCGTGACTCGGGAAGTGGGTGAGTCAACAACATCTGTGGCGGCTTGCTGGTGAAGCGGTAGCGAGTGGCAAGTTTAGCGAAAAAATCGGCAGCGCCATTGGGATCGAAACCCGCATCAACCAAAATCTGCATGCCTATTCTGTCAGCTTCTTTTTCATGGGCTCGGGTAAAGTTGATTTTTGACTGAGTCGCCAGTGCTTGTGTAGTGGCCAGTGCCGCCATTCCCGCCTGTGGTACGGCTATGGTCAGGAGTATTGCACCCAACATGCCGACAATTGTTGCGGTTGAACTCTTATTCTGCGCCTCTAATGAACGAGCTAAGTGCCTCTGGGTTACGTGAGTAATCTCGTGGCCCAGTACAGAGGCGATTTGGCTCTCATTATCGGCGTTTAAAAACAATCCCGTGTGAACACCGACATGTCCTCCGAAGAAAGCAAAAGCGTTTATCTCATCATTTCTTAATAAGAAGAAATAGAAGGGGGTCTTAACGCCCGTCGCATGAGCCACCAGTTTATTTCCAAGCTCGGTGAGATACTGGCTCAATACCGGGTCGTTGAGCATGGGGGCCGAGGAGCGGATCACCCGCATATACGCATCGCCATAAATGGTCTCTTTTTCGAGACTAAAAGTATTGACGGCTGCAGTACCCAGATCGGGAAGATCATTGTTTGCAAAAGCCAGTGGCACGGTAGCACAGAAAATAAGTGAAATGGCACCGGCTAACAGAGACTTGGTTGATGTAATTTTACTCAAACTTATCCTTAATATGGGCAATGAGGCCTTGTTATGACCATTCTCTAGTGACTAAGTTAATCATTATTAAACAAGCTGCTGAGTTTATTCGAATAACTCATGTAATTATGCTTATTGTTATGATTAATATTACCTGCAGTTTTGCGCATATTCCATACTTGTGTATATTCATTATAAATATCACACTTGGCATTTAACACAAGGCGATAGATTCATCATGGTTACCTTGTGGTTTGTGTTGCAACTTAGGATAATAGCCAAAGTTTGTTCATGGCAAGATTATTATGGTTTTTATCGATTTAACCGCACTTCGTTGTCCCTTGGCGTTAGTTAAAGTCAAACTCGCATTGAAAAAGCTCAACTGCGACGATGTACTTAGGGTTACGTTATCAGACACTGGCTCTAGGCAGGATGTTCCCCGGTTTTTAAAAAAAGTCGGTTATCGTTACTCAGAGGTGAGAAATGATGATCGGGTCTTAATATTAGAAATAGTCAAATAGACCTTAGCTACTGCACAGTGACAACGAGACGATCAACAGTTTATTTTCAGGAATGGTGAATGTTAACTTTATTAACAACTTGGTATAAAGAACGTTTTAGCGACCCACAAGCGGTGACCTTAGTCCTTATTTTGATTGGGATTGCCCTAGTTATTTATTTTGCTGGTGGCTTGTTGGCGCCTTTATTGGTGGCCTTAGTGCTGGCCTTCTTACTCGAGTGGCCGGTGGCACAGATGTCAAGGCTAGGCATTAATCGAACCACAGCTGCCTCATTAGTGTTATTCATGTTTGTCGGTGTCATGCTGGTGCTGATATTTGGTTTGGTCCCCAGCATCTGGAAACAAGGCGTTGCCCTGGTTACTGACTTGCCTACTATGCTTGATAAAGGCTTAATCACTGCCCAAGGTTATATCAATCAATACCCACAGTTTATTAATCCAGATCAGCTAGATAGTATGGTTATTGAGCTGAAAAAAATGTTGGATACACAACACCTTCTGGATATTGGTAAGCAAATTCTTGGCTATTCGGCATCCTTGTTAGTCTTGATGGTATACGCCATTTTGGTTCCGCTATTGGTATTTTTCTTTTTAAAGGATAAAGATGAACTGCTTAGTGGCAGTAAGCGATTTATTCCCACTAATCGAGATCTGGCTCATAAGGTTTGGATTGAGATGAATCAGCAGATATTTAACTATATTCGTGGCAAAGTGATAGAGATAATCATCATAGGCGTGGTGAGTTACATCTTCTTCGCGCTAATGGATCTTAGGTATGCAGCCCTGTTAGGCGTGTTAACCGGGTTTTCTGTACTTATCCCTTATGTAGGTGCAACGTTAGTGACTCTGCCCATCGCGCTAGTGGCTTTCTTCCAATGGGGGATTAGCCCAGAGTTTGGCTATCTTATGTTAGGTTACGCCATTATTCAGGCATTAGATGGTAACGTTTTGGTTCCCATTGTGTTCTCAGATGCAGTGGACCTACACCCTGTGTTTATTATCGCCGCGGTGTTGATTTTTGGTGGTCTATGGGGAGTTTGGGGGGTGTTCTTCGCCATACCATTAGCCTCTCTGGTTAAGGCGGTATTAAATGCCTGGCCGACACTGGAACCTAAAGTTGAAACAGTAGAAAAAGCATCGTAAATTAATGAGCAATACCAGCATAAAAAAGGGCCTTTGGTCCTTTTTTATGGCCTATTCATCGATAAATCAGTTAAGACATTAATCATGGTATAGGGACTGTTTCGCCGTGACCGCCAAAGACCGATAGATGATGGTCGTCTGCTTGGCTTTAATGTTCCAATGTTGCCAATACAGGGGCACACGTTTACGTTTACCTGGGGTTATCTCAATTAATAGGCCTTTCTCTAGTAAGGGCTCAGCTTGAAGATGGGCTACTAGGCCGTATCCTAATCCTTGCAATATAGCATCGAGAAAACTCTCGGAGGAGGGGATCTTATGCTCACGCCAGCTACCCGTTTGCATCTTAAAATATCGACTTAGATACTGCTCATGAAGTTTATCTTTAGTCGAGAATATCACTGCAGGTGCTAACTCCAGCGAGGTTTGAGATACACTGACAGGGAAATATTGCGCGATAAACTCAGGTGTTGCAACGCACAGGTACTCCATATCACCCAGATATTCACTGCTGCAACCGGCGAGTGCTTGTTTGCTGGTGGTGACACAGCCGACCGCCTCACCATTCTTGAGTAAATTATGGGTGTAAGACTCATCATCGACTATCAACTCGAGTAACCACTGATGACGCTTAAACACCTCACTCAGTGCGGGTAAGAACCAGGTGGCTAAACTGTCGGCATTGACCGCTATTTTCACTATGGTGGGTAAGTTTGGGTCATCTACATCCATCTCACTCCTGAGTTCACTTTCTAATAATTCCACTTGAGAATAGTGGCGTAATAGACGTTTACCGGTAAGGGTTGCTTCTACAGGACTGGAGCGAATGACTAAGGCCTGACCGACTCTCTCCTCTAGCAGTTTTATGCGTTGGGACACGGCGGATTGAGTGATGCAAAGTACCTTAGCCGCACGTTCGAAACCGCCCTCACAGATCACTACAGATAGGGCTCGCAGGTGTGCATAATCGAGCAAAGCTTAACTCCTCAGAATAAATTAGCTGCTGTATTAGTTTTACTTATACAGCATAATAAATATTAGTTATATTTATTTATCCAGCTTGTGTACCCTTGCGATCAATCAGATATTTTAGGAAAAACCGATGCAGGCATTCATTCAAGGTGTAGGAATAGGCGGGAGCCTTATTATGGCAGTAGGGGCGCAAAATGCCTTCGTATTGAAACAAGGGTTAATGCGTTCCCACTCTCTGCCCATTGCGGCCCTGTGCTCTATCATAGATGCCTTGATGATCACCGCGGGGGTTGCGGGTTTAGGCCATCTCATTGTGACATTTCCCTTGATAAAGGATATTGCCAGTATTGGTGGAGCCATTTTTCTACTGGTCTATGGTGCCAGGGCGCTTAAATCATCATTTAGCGAGCAGGTTATGGCCCAGGAGGGCAATCATGGCACTGGGACGCTAAAAGCGGCCGTGTTAACCACATTAGGCATCAGTCTCCTCAACCCTCATCTGTATTTAGACACTGTGGTGTTATTGGGCAGCATAAGTGCTCAATTTGAAGGGGCCGATAGACCTTTGTTTGGCGCAGGCGCTGTTCTGGCTTCTTTTGTGTGGTTTTTCAGCTTAAGTTTTGGTGCTAGGTATTTAAGTCCATTATTTCAGAAACCCAAGGCCTGGTGCTATCTGGACAGGTTTATCTGCCTGACTATGTGGACCATTGCTTGTGTCTTAATATGGCCCTATTTCGCTTAGATTTCTCTGTAGCACTTTTTATTTATGTGTTTTATAGGCACAAAAAAGCCCGCGATAAGCGGGCTTTTGTTTGAATAAGTTGATTAAATTAGTCTTGCTTCAATTGATCTTTGGGACAAAACGACTTAGTGCAGTCGACCTAAATCATTTATGCCCCATTCCTTGCTAGGGATACAGCTCGCCAGTTAACCCAGCATTGCTTTTATTATTGAAGCTAGGATCCGGCTCCATTCGATTCCACCCTGTTAATAAACGAAATGCTTGCGGAAGAACGGCTAGGGATGCCAATTCGCTGATTTCAACTTACTGAATAATTTTCAGTCCATTCGGGTAATAAAGGTTTGCTCGTTATCCACAAAAGCCACAAAGCCGCCGTGATAGATAAACACCCGACCACGCCCCTCTACTAGGCAGGCAAGCTGTGGGTCCAAATCTTCTTCGTTATCCTGACTTTGAAAAGTGCCGGTATCGGTGATTACGCCGCTGAGTGTAGGCAAATATCCATAAGTACGCTTGGCTTGATCAATCAGGTTCAATTCGCTAGCGGTAGAGAAGCAAAAGGGAATCTCACCGGCTTCTTCGATAAATATAGTTTTCAGTTCTTCAAAAGCTGTAATCACAAGCCAGTCGATGCCGTTAGCATGATGGATAAACATAGAGTTTCTCGTTAATTCTGATGCTGAGATTTTATCACTATCAGAGGAGAACCTAGTAGTGATTTAGTTGCTAAAGCCGGTAATTCTGTGCCATTACCGGACATTCACTAGGCCAACTTGAAACACGTTTTTGCCCCAAAGCTTGCTAGCCTTCAAATGAAGACTGGTTACATTTTGTATTGGTTTCATTTGGCTGGTTTTACATCGGGACGAGTGTTTGAAGGTTGTACCTTCACTGTAACCTAACGCCTGTCCGGCGAGGATTGTGCAGCTACTTCTGCGAGACGACGCGAGTACGGTCCCTGTAGTCTCTGCGGCAGCGTCCATGCTGCCGAAGCTCGCAGCCGCCTCTACACTGGCTGTTCTACAAGAATGGGGTCTCTTCAATTTGAGCTTGATTACTAGCATGCTGTAACTAATTTAGCCCAAAGCGTGTTAGTTACGAATGAAACTTTAGGCTATTTTACCTTATTCGTTCCGACCCCTTTATCTGCCTTTATCTGGAGTTATCTGGACCATTGCTAGCGTCTTGATATGGCCCTATTTCGCTTAGATTTCTCTGTAGCACTTTTTATTTATGTGTTTTATAAGCACAAAAAAGCCCGCGATGAGCGTAATGCCGATCATTTAGTGATTTATCGATCGGTTGACTGATCTTCTAGATGCTTCAGAATCCGGGTCCTATCTCTAGGCCTCGGATTTTTTATGCAAGTTTCTCAAGCTTTTGACATGATCAACCAACTCAAACCTCATCAAGTTGAAACTCTCGCAGATTTACTCCCTCTGGAACTGATAGAGGAAGCGTATTCATTGACTGATACAGTCACGATAAGAAAACGTAAATTAACCTTAGAGTCAATGGCTTGGCTTCTTATCGGTATGGCTATCTATAACGATAAGTCGATGGCTCATATCGTTAATATGCTCGACATCGTTGATAGGGAGGGCAAGCCATTTGTTGCTCCGAGCGCATTAACTCAACGACGCAAAGATCTGGGTGAAGCGGCAATGAAAGCACTGTTTGAGTGCACTCAAGCTCACTGGAATCGTGAAGCCCTGCACCCAAGTTGGAATGGACTGATGTTACTCGGAGTCGATGGGGTAGTGTGGCGGACAGAAGATACTCCAGATAACGCAGAAGCCTTCTCTCGACAAAAAGATACTCAATATCCTCAAGTTCGTATGGTCTGCCAAATGGAATTAAGTAGTCATCTTATTACCGCTAGTGCTTTCGATGATTACGCCGTTAATGAGATGATTTTGGCCGAAAAGCTCATCGACTCGACACCGGATCATAGCCTAACACTGTTTGACCGAGGATTTTATTCACTGGGGCTACTTCATCAGTGGCAAACCACGGGTAACGAGCGACACTGGTTGATCCCTTTGAAAAAAAATGTCCAATATGAGGTGGTTCGTAGCTTGGGGCGCAACGATAAAATCGTCCAATTAAAAAGCAATCCACATGCCAGAAAACGATGGCCAAAGCTGCCTTATGAACTGGAAGTTAGGTTAATAAGTCGAAAGATTAATGGCAAGGAATACTCGGTTTTGACATCAATGATAGATCCCATGCGTTATCCAGTTACAGACATAGCTGACTTATACGTGCATCGATGGGAAATAGAATTAGGTTATCGAGAGCAGAAACAATACATGCTAGGTAATCGTTTAACGTTGAGAAGTCGACTGCCAGAGCTTGTAAAACAGGAGTTGTGGGGGATCTTACTCACCTACAATCTAGTGCGTTATCAGATGGTGAAAATGTGTCATAAACTCAAAGGGGATTATCTCCCTTATCAATTGAGTTTTAATGGTTCTTTGGCTCATATTTTGAGGCTATTAGTGGGTTTGCCTTACTCGACACCAGGTGCTATTCCTCGTCAGCTTAAATACTTCTACGACATGGCAGAGAGCCTGATTTTAGAACCTCGACGAACTCGGTCTTACCCTAGGATGGTCAAGCGCAGACCACAGAAATATGCCAGAAATAAAAAATGCCAGTAAGCTTAACTTACCGGCATTACCGCGATGAGCGGGCTTTTGTTTGAATAAGTTGATTGAATTAGTCTTGCTTAAGATGTTCAAGTACCACTTCATGGTGATCTTTAGCCTTAAACTTGTTGAACAGGTGAACGGTTACATTCTGAGGGTGTGATGGTAGAAAGTGTGCTTGAGCATATTTTTGACGAATAGTGTTAAATTGGCGCTTTACTCACTATCTGCACTGTGTGTTAAATTAATCTAAAACAATGGCTTACATGTGTTGCGGGTGTGTTGTGTTTCGGGTATATTTCCGCCATCAAGGATGAAGAAGACTCAGGAATAAGATGTCGAGCAACTTTTTTCTGGGATTCAATGTTTATCATTGGTTGCCCGTTTTCACCAAATCCCGGCTGAGCCGAGTGCGCTGTTGCGTGAATTTCAATTCAATGATGCAGATGATACGAACTCGCCCTTGGCAGATATTAATTTAGTTCGTGCGGCTAAAAGTCTCGGTTTTAAAGCCAAATTTATTGCAGATACAACGGATAAGCTTAGTGAACACGTATTGCCTGCGATAGCTAGGCATTTCCGCTGATGCCATCGAACATGAGCAACTCGGATTATTATTTCCACTTAAAGCGTCATTAGCGACAGATGAAATAAATGTCAATGGCAAGTGGGTTAAGTTAAAGCCTGGTATGTCAGTCACGGTAGAGATTAAAACAGGCACCCGCCGATTAATGGAGTTTTTATTAGCGCCGTTAATGCGTGGTGTGAGTGAAGGGGCGCGTGAGCGTTAATATTAGAATAGGGATGTTAAATGAGTAACGGGCAACAATTAAGTGTAAGAATAGTTAAACATAGAACTCTATTAATACTCATCCTAGCGATTAGTGTTTATGGCGTAATGATAAAAGTCGCTAACTCACAAGAGGTAAATGTAAACGTCACTGATAAGTTCGATTTAAGGATATATTACAATGGTTCTCTTAAGCCACAAACGTCAATATCAAATCAAACGGGATTGGACGGTCAAAAATCAGACTACGACATTTTTACAGAAGATATAATAAATTATGTATCTGACAAGTTAGCAATGGAACCTGGTTACGATCAACCTTTGTTAAATGCCCCAGCAATCACACTTGAGTTTGCTGAAAAATATATTACGCCTCCTAGAAAAAAGAGGCGTTCTTACCATAAAATACCAGAAAGTATTTCCCGTCTATTTGAACGTTTTCCAAAAGATAACTTATCATGCCAGCTATCAAGCCCCTGGTTAACAATGTACATTCAGCGTGAACCTAGTTTAAAGGTACTCGCCAAATTCAATTGGCATAATAGGCAATTTCTCATAGATCAAACGTTACTTTCCAACCCGTATTTGGTCTATGATTTTTCGCCTCAAGAACTCACCTCGAAAACTTA
This portion of the Shewanella violacea DSS12 genome encodes:
- a CDS encoding cysteine peptidase family C39 domain-containing protein, with the protein product MVARFHQIPAEPSALLREFQFNDADDTNSPLADINLVRAAKSLGFKAKFIADTTDKLSEHVLPAIARHFR
- a CDS encoding DUF2069 domain-containing protein; amino-acid sequence: MNSTRLFHLCRAGYLALVLMLGVWFINKGITGEYSLVFAAMWLIPMLLPLKGIIEGKPYTYAWASYIICLYMLHGLTLIYVTEEHFLFALIEVLLLGALLIGFPFYARIRGKELGLGLKKKKK
- the bepA gene encoding beta-barrel assembly-enhancing protease; this translates as MSKITSTKSLLAGAISLIFCATVPLAFANNDLPDLGTAAVNTFSLEKETIYGDAYMRVIRSSAPMLNDPVLSQYLTELGNKLVAHATGVKTPFYFFLLRNDEINAFAFFGGHVGVHTGLFLNADNESQIASVLGHEITHVTQRHLARSLEAQNKSSTATIVGMLGAILLTIAVPQAGMAALATTQALATQSKINFTRAHEKEADRIGMQILVDAGFDPNGAADFFAKLATRYRFTSKPPQMLLTHPLPESRITEARNRAAQYPHRYIPDNIDFQLAKARIQVRFSSFSEEAALAMFDKQLRKRTYTFKSAALYGKALALFRNKRFDEAEAIIDNLLKENRNNLFYIDTKTDLLVEREATDEAIKLLEAQGELKPYSQVINTNLAHVYIEAGKAAKAIPLLEELIFLDKQNQLPFFLLSDAYKKTGNKAMEHFVKAESMALAADYKGAIDQLNFAYRLSEENPLQLARIEARIRQFRQANTALEALK
- a CDS encoding IS4-like element ISShvi2 family transposase, yielding MQVSQAFDMINQLKPHQVETLADLLPLELIEEAYSLTDTVTIRKRKLTLESMAWLLIGMAIYNDKSMAHIVNMLDIVDREGKPFVAPSALTQRRKDLGEAAMKALFECTQAHWNREALHPSWNGLMLLGVDGVVWRTEDTPDNAEAFSRQKDTQYPQVRMVCQMELSSHLITASAFDDYAVNEMILAEKLIDSTPDHSLTLFDRGFYSLGLLHQWQTTGNERHWLIPLKKNVQYEVVRSLGRNDKIVQLKSNPHARKRWPKLPYELEVRLISRKINGKEYSVLTSMIDPMRYPVTDIADLYVHRWEIELGYREQKQYMLGNRLTLRSRLPELVKQELWGILLTYNLVRYQMVKMCHKLKGDYLPYQLSFNGSLAHILRLLVGLPYSTPGAIPRQLKYFYDMAESLILEPRRTRSYPRMVKRRPQKYARNKKCQ
- a CDS encoding LysE/ArgO family amino acid transporter, whose amino-acid sequence is MQAFIQGVGIGGSLIMAVGAQNAFVLKQGLMRSHSLPIAALCSIIDALMITAGVAGLGHLIVTFPLIKDIASIGGAIFLLVYGARALKSSFSEQVMAQEGNHGTGTLKAAVLTTLGISLLNPHLYLDTVVLLGSISAQFEGADRPLFGAGAVLASFVWFFSLSFGARYLSPLFQKPKAWCYLDRFICLTMWTIACVLIWPYFA
- a CDS encoding AI-2E family transporter — its product is MLTLLTTWYKERFSDPQAVTLVLILIGIALVIYFAGGLLAPLLVALVLAFLLEWPVAQMSRLGINRTTAASLVLFMFVGVMLVLIFGLVPSIWKQGVALVTDLPTMLDKGLITAQGYINQYPQFINPDQLDSMVIELKKMLDTQHLLDIGKQILGYSASLLVLMVYAILVPLLVFFFLKDKDELLSGSKRFIPTNRDLAHKVWIEMNQQIFNYIRGKVIEIIIIGVVSYIFFALMDLRYAALLGVLTGFSVLIPYVGATLVTLPIALVAFFQWGISPEFGYLMLGYAIIQALDGNVLVPIVFSDAVDLHPVFIIAAVLIFGGLWGVWGVFFAIPLASLVKAVLNAWPTLEPKVETVEKAS
- a CDS encoding sulfurtransferase TusA family protein, with the translated sequence MVFIDLTALRCPLALVKVKLALKKLNCDDVLRVTLSDTGSRQDVPRFLKKVGYRYSEVRNDDRVLILEIVK
- the hda gene encoding DnaA inactivator Hda produces the protein MKSNSPLQLSLPVHLPDDETFNSYYPAAGNDELIQSLQACAEGQVHQAVFLWGPVKSGRTHLMHAACAHANDYQRSSFYLPLGIHASISPALLEGLEQLDLICIDDVDAIAGHPLWEEAIFDLYNRVSENNDCSLIVSGSVSPTDSGFGLADLVSRMQWGLNYQLQPMADEEKLAALQRRAAMRGLQLEDDVGRFLLSRLARDLRTLFDVLDKLDKDSLVHQRKLTIPFVKKMLKL
- the arsC gene encoding arsenate reductase (glutaredoxin) (This arsenate reductase requires both glutathione and glutaredoxin to convert arsenate to arsenite, after which the efflux transporter formed by ArsA and ArsB can extrude the arsenite from the cell, providing resistance.), which produces MTMVSIIHNPRCSKSRQTLALLEERDCEIQIVEYLKSPLKTNEIEALLAKLGLTARELMRTKETEYKEQDLANPNLSEQQLIQAIVDTPKLLERPIVLANNKAAIGRPPENVLAIL
- a CDS encoding LysR family transcriptional regulator ArgP; translated protein: MLDYAHLRALSVVICEGGFERAAKVLCITQSAVSQRIKLLEERVGQALVIRSSPVEATLTGKRLLRHYSQVELLESELRSEMDVDDPNLPTIVKIAVNADSLATWFLPALSEVFKRHQWLLELIVDDESYTHNLLKNGEAVGCVTTSKQALAGCSSEYLGDMEYLCVATPEFIAQYFPVSVSQTSLELAPAVIFSTKDKLHEQYLSRYFKMQTGSWREHKIPSSESFLDAILQGLGYGLVAHLQAEPLLEKGLLIEITPGKRKRVPLYWQHWNIKAKQTTIIYRSLAVTAKQSLYHD